A single window of Prionailurus viverrinus isolate Anna chromosome F1, UM_Priviv_1.0, whole genome shotgun sequence DNA harbors:
- the LRRC71 gene encoding leucine-rich repeat-containing protein 71 isoform X11: MSGEASTPGASPRAPRPGTQKSSGTVTKKGDRGAKEKPVLVLPPVGEEEPKNPEEYQCTGVLETDFAELCTRSGYTDFPKVVTRPRPHPAFVPSASMSEKPAQDDQRLSASCSLNSLESKYVFFRPTIQVELEPEDKWVKEIYIRGWRVEERILGIFSKCLPPLSQLQAIKIAHLSLRNNNIDDHGAQLLGQALSTLRSCNRTLVSLNLAFNHIGDSGAGYIADGLRLNRALLWLSLAHNRIQDQGALKLAEVLRPFELTHTEVVERRRLLLEKGTQERSRSPSSSRPGDSKTDREKNLLLQVNSAALAEKTDKTQTTKTPKGLSKKKEKSGGESVRKEEKSGSGQSPTQGTPKKEDPTKSGKGKVTIPEQKTSKGKGPKTGNKEKRSFLLESEHLGQSLAYSWSPKHQLVAEATETVNPLLEPVEHRDGKVFVPGNKVLLHLNLLRNRITEVGLEGFLATVQYQAQFSKSKSPSKGPVGLLRLSLAKNCFSPQCPAYATIQELMLPRAPVTKAKPREEETT; encoded by the exons ATGTCCGGCGAGGCGAGTACGCCCGGGGCCTCCCCCAGGGCCCCGCGTCCCGGGACCCAGAAGTCGTCCGGCACGGTGACCAAGAAGGGGGATCGCGGGGCCAAGGAGAAGCCGGTCCTTGTCCTGCCGCCGGTGGGCGAGGAGGAGCCCAAGAACCCCG AGGAATACCAGTGCACCGGGGTCCTCGAGACGGATTTCGCCGAGCTCTGCACGCGCTCGGGCTACACGGACTTCCCCAAGGTCGTCACCCGGCCTCGCCCGCACCCGGCCTTCGTCCCCTCCGCCTCGATGTCGGAAAAGCCCGCCCAGG ACGATCAGCGCCTGTCGGCGTCTTGCAGCCTCAACAGCCTGGAGAGCAAATACGTGTTTTTCCGGCCCACGATCCAGGTGGAGCTGGAGCCCGAGGACAAGTGGGTGAAGGAAATCTACATCCGCG GTTGGAGGGTCGAGGAGCGGATCTTGGGCATCTTCTCCAAATGTCTGCCCCCCCTCAGCCAGCTGCAGGCCATAAA GATCGCGCACTTGTCTCTGCGGAACAACAACATCGACGACCACGGCGCGCAGCTGCTGGGCCAGGCTCTGTCCACGCTGCGCAGCTGCAACCGGACCCTGGTCTCGCTCAACCTGGCCTTCAACCACATCGGGGACTCGGGTGCCGGCTACATCGCGGAC GGCCTCCGGCTGAACCGCGCCCTGCTCTGGCTGTCGCTGGCGCACAACCGCATCCAGGACCAGGGCGCCCTGAAGCTGGCCGAG GTCCTGCGTCCCTTCGAGCTGACGCACACCGAGGTGGTGGAGCGCCGCCGCCTCCTGCTGGAGAAAGGCACGCAGGAGCGCTCGCGATCG CCTTCCTCCTCCCGACCTGGGGACTCCAAAACGGACCGTGAGAAGAACCTGCTGCTACAGGTCAACAGTGCTGCACTGGCGGAAAAGACAGACAAGACGCAGACAACCAAGACCCCGAAAGGCCTGAGCAAGAAGAAGGAGAAGTCAGGGGGG GAATcggtgaggaaggaggagaagtcAGGGTCAGGGCAGTCGCCCACGCAAGGGACCCCCAAGAAAGAAGACCCCACGAAGTCAGGCAAAGGGA agGTCACCATCCCTGAGCAGAAAACAAGCAAGGGGAAAGGGCCCAAGACTGGGAACAAAGAGAAGCGCAGCTTCCTGCTGGAGTCGGAG cacctaggacAGAGCCTGGCCTATAGCTGGTCTCCAAAGCAT CAGCTGGTTGCTGAAGCCACAGAGACGGTCAACCCGCTCCTGGAGCCGGTGGAGCACCGCGACGGGAAGGTTTTCGTGCCTGGGAACAAGGTCCTTTTGCATCTTAACCTCCTCC GAAACCGCATCAcagaggtggggctggagggctTCCTGGCCACCGTGCAGTACCAGGCCCAGTTCTCCAAGTCCAAGAGCCCGTCCAAGGGCCCAGTGGGGCTGCTGCGGCTGTCCCTGGCG AAAAACTGCTTCTCCCCACAATGTCCTGCGTACGCGACCATCCAGGAGCTGATGCTGCCACGGGCCCCCGTCACCAAGGCCaagcccagggaggaggagaCCACCTag
- the LRRC71 gene encoding leucine-rich repeat-containing protein 71 isoform X7, with protein sequence MSGEASTPGASPRAPRPGTQKSSGTVTKKGDRGAKEKPVLVLPPVGEEEPKNPEEYQCTGVLETDFAELCTRSGYTDFPKVVTRPRPHPAFVPSASMSEKPAQDDQRLSASCSLNSLESKYVFFRPTIQVELEPEDKWVKEIYIRGWRVEERILGIFSKCLPPLSQLQAIKKVSLEGNPLPEQSYHKLMAADSPIAHLSLRNNNIDDHGAQLLGQALSTLRSCNRTLVSLNLAFNHIGDSGAGYIADGLRLNRALLWLSLAHNRIQDQGALKLAEVLRPFELTHTEVVERRRLLLEKGTQERSRSPSSSRPGDSKTDREKNLLLQVNSAALAEKTDKTQTTKTPKGLSKKKEKSGGESVRKEEKSGSGQSPTQGTPKKEDPTKSGKGKVTIPEQKTSKGKGPKTGNKEKRSFLLESEHLGQSLAYSWSPKHQLVAEATETVNPLLEPVEHRDGKVFVPGNKVLLHLNLLRNRITEVGLEGFLATVQYQAQFSKSKSPSKGPVGLLRLSLAKNCFSPQCPAYATIQELMLPRAPVTKAKPREEETT encoded by the exons ATGTCCGGCGAGGCGAGTACGCCCGGGGCCTCCCCCAGGGCCCCGCGTCCCGGGACCCAGAAGTCGTCCGGCACGGTGACCAAGAAGGGGGATCGCGGGGCCAAGGAGAAGCCGGTCCTTGTCCTGCCGCCGGTGGGCGAGGAGGAGCCCAAGAACCCCG AGGAATACCAGTGCACCGGGGTCCTCGAGACGGATTTCGCCGAGCTCTGCACGCGCTCGGGCTACACGGACTTCCCCAAGGTCGTCACCCGGCCTCGCCCGCACCCGGCCTTCGTCCCCTCCGCCTCGATGTCGGAAAAGCCCGCCCAGG ACGATCAGCGCCTGTCGGCGTCTTGCAGCCTCAACAGCCTGGAGAGCAAATACGTGTTTTTCCGGCCCACGATCCAGGTGGAGCTGGAGCCCGAGGACAAGTGGGTGAAGGAAATCTACATCCGCG GTTGGAGGGTCGAGGAGCGGATCTTGGGCATCTTCTCCAAATGTCTGCCCCCCCTCAGCCAGCTGCAGGCCATAAA GAAGGTGTCTCTGGAGGGCAACCCGCTGCCGGAACAGTCCTATCACAAGCTCATGGCCGCGGACAGCCC GATCGCGCACTTGTCTCTGCGGAACAACAACATCGACGACCACGGCGCGCAGCTGCTGGGCCAGGCTCTGTCCACGCTGCGCAGCTGCAACCGGACCCTGGTCTCGCTCAACCTGGCCTTCAACCACATCGGGGACTCGGGTGCCGGCTACATCGCGGAC GGCCTCCGGCTGAACCGCGCCCTGCTCTGGCTGTCGCTGGCGCACAACCGCATCCAGGACCAGGGCGCCCTGAAGCTGGCCGAG GTCCTGCGTCCCTTCGAGCTGACGCACACCGAGGTGGTGGAGCGCCGCCGCCTCCTGCTGGAGAAAGGCACGCAGGAGCGCTCGCGATCG CCTTCCTCCTCCCGACCTGGGGACTCCAAAACGGACCGTGAGAAGAACCTGCTGCTACAGGTCAACAGTGCTGCACTGGCGGAAAAGACAGACAAGACGCAGACAACCAAGACCCCGAAAGGCCTGAGCAAGAAGAAGGAGAAGTCAGGGGGG GAATcggtgaggaaggaggagaagtcAGGGTCAGGGCAGTCGCCCACGCAAGGGACCCCCAAGAAAGAAGACCCCACGAAGTCAGGCAAAGGGA agGTCACCATCCCTGAGCAGAAAACAAGCAAGGGGAAAGGGCCCAAGACTGGGAACAAAGAGAAGCGCAGCTTCCTGCTGGAGTCGGAG cacctaggacAGAGCCTGGCCTATAGCTGGTCTCCAAAGCAT CAGCTGGTTGCTGAAGCCACAGAGACGGTCAACCCGCTCCTGGAGCCGGTGGAGCACCGCGACGGGAAGGTTTTCGTGCCTGGGAACAAGGTCCTTTTGCATCTTAACCTCCTCC GAAACCGCATCAcagaggtggggctggagggctTCCTGGCCACCGTGCAGTACCAGGCCCAGTTCTCCAAGTCCAAGAGCCCGTCCAAGGGCCCAGTGGGGCTGCTGCGGCTGTCCCTGGCG AAAAACTGCTTCTCCCCACAATGTCCTGCGTACGCGACCATCCAGGAGCTGATGCTGCCACGGGCCCCCGTCACCAAGGCCaagcccagggaggaggagaCCACCTag
- the LRRC71 gene encoding leucine-rich repeat-containing protein 71 isoform X3, producing MSGEASTPGASPRAPRPGTQKSSGTVTKKGDRGAKEKPVLVLPPVGEEEPKNPEEYQCTGVLETDFAELCTRSGYTDFPKVVTRPRPHPAFVPSASMSEKPAQDDQRLSASCSLNSLESKYVFFRPTIQVELEPEDKWVKEIYIRGWRVEERILGIFSKCLPPLSQLQAINLWKVGLTDKTLSTFIALLPLCAPTLRKVSLEGNPLPEQSYHKLMAADSPIAHLSLRNNNIDDHGAQLLGQALSTLRSCNRTLVSLNLAFNHIGDSGAGYIADGLRLNRALLWLSLAHNRIQDQGALKLAEVLRPFELTHTEVVERRRLLLEKGTQERSRSPSSSRPGDSKTDREKNLLLQVNSAALAEKTDKTQTTKTPKGLSKKKEKSGGESVRKEEKSGSGQSPTQGTPKKEDPTKSGKGKVTIPEQKTSKGKGPKTGNKEKRSFLLESEQLVAEATETVNPLLEPVEHRDGKVFVPGNKVLLHLNLLRNRITEVGLEGFLATVQYQAQFSKSKSPSKGPVGLLRLSLAKNCFSPQCPAYATIQELMLPRAPVTKAKPREEETT from the exons ATGTCCGGCGAGGCGAGTACGCCCGGGGCCTCCCCCAGGGCCCCGCGTCCCGGGACCCAGAAGTCGTCCGGCACGGTGACCAAGAAGGGGGATCGCGGGGCCAAGGAGAAGCCGGTCCTTGTCCTGCCGCCGGTGGGCGAGGAGGAGCCCAAGAACCCCG AGGAATACCAGTGCACCGGGGTCCTCGAGACGGATTTCGCCGAGCTCTGCACGCGCTCGGGCTACACGGACTTCCCCAAGGTCGTCACCCGGCCTCGCCCGCACCCGGCCTTCGTCCCCTCCGCCTCGATGTCGGAAAAGCCCGCCCAGG ACGATCAGCGCCTGTCGGCGTCTTGCAGCCTCAACAGCCTGGAGAGCAAATACGTGTTTTTCCGGCCCACGATCCAGGTGGAGCTGGAGCCCGAGGACAAGTGGGTGAAGGAAATCTACATCCGCG GTTGGAGGGTCGAGGAGCGGATCTTGGGCATCTTCTCCAAATGTCTGCCCCCCCTCAGCCAGCTGCAGGCCATAAA CTTGTGGAAGGTGGGGCTGACGGATAAGACCCTGAGCACCTTCATCGCCCTCCTGCCTCTCTGCGCGCCCACGCTCAG GAAGGTGTCTCTGGAGGGCAACCCGCTGCCGGAACAGTCCTATCACAAGCTCATGGCCGCGGACAGCCC GATCGCGCACTTGTCTCTGCGGAACAACAACATCGACGACCACGGCGCGCAGCTGCTGGGCCAGGCTCTGTCCACGCTGCGCAGCTGCAACCGGACCCTGGTCTCGCTCAACCTGGCCTTCAACCACATCGGGGACTCGGGTGCCGGCTACATCGCGGAC GGCCTCCGGCTGAACCGCGCCCTGCTCTGGCTGTCGCTGGCGCACAACCGCATCCAGGACCAGGGCGCCCTGAAGCTGGCCGAG GTCCTGCGTCCCTTCGAGCTGACGCACACCGAGGTGGTGGAGCGCCGCCGCCTCCTGCTGGAGAAAGGCACGCAGGAGCGCTCGCGATCG CCTTCCTCCTCCCGACCTGGGGACTCCAAAACGGACCGTGAGAAGAACCTGCTGCTACAGGTCAACAGTGCTGCACTGGCGGAAAAGACAGACAAGACGCAGACAACCAAGACCCCGAAAGGCCTGAGCAAGAAGAAGGAGAAGTCAGGGGGG GAATcggtgaggaaggaggagaagtcAGGGTCAGGGCAGTCGCCCACGCAAGGGACCCCCAAGAAAGAAGACCCCACGAAGTCAGGCAAAGGGA agGTCACCATCCCTGAGCAGAAAACAAGCAAGGGGAAAGGGCCCAAGACTGGGAACAAAGAGAAGCGCAGCTTCCTGCTGGAGTCGGAG CAGCTGGTTGCTGAAGCCACAGAGACGGTCAACCCGCTCCTGGAGCCGGTGGAGCACCGCGACGGGAAGGTTTTCGTGCCTGGGAACAAGGTCCTTTTGCATCTTAACCTCCTCC GAAACCGCATCAcagaggtggggctggagggctTCCTGGCCACCGTGCAGTACCAGGCCCAGTTCTCCAAGTCCAAGAGCCCGTCCAAGGGCCCAGTGGGGCTGCTGCGGCTGTCCCTGGCG AAAAACTGCTTCTCCCCACAATGTCCTGCGTACGCGACCATCCAGGAGCTGATGCTGCCACGGGCCCCCGTCACCAAGGCCaagcccagggaggaggagaCCACCTag
- the LRRC71 gene encoding leucine-rich repeat-containing protein 71 isoform X2 codes for MSGEASTPGASPRAPRPGTQKSSGTVTKKGDRGAKEKPVLVLPPVGEEEPKNPEEYQCTGVLETDFAELCTRSGYTDFPKVVTRPRPHPAFVPSASMSEKPAQDDQRLSASCSLNSLESKYVFFRPTIQVELEPEDKWVKEIYIRGWRVEERILGIFSKCLPPLSQLQAINLWKVGLTDKTLSTFIALLPLCAPTLRKVSLEGNPLPEQSYHKLMAADSPIAHLSLRNNNIDDHGAQLLGQALSTLRSCNRTLVSLNLAFNHIGDSGAGYIADGLRLNRALLWLSLAHNRIQDQGALKLAEVLRPFELTHTEVVERRRLLLEKGTQERSRSPSSSRPGDSKTDREKNLLLQVNSAALAEKTDKTQTTKTPKGLSKKKEKSGGESVRKEEKSGSGQSPTQGTPKKEDPTKSGKGKVTIPEQKTSKGKGPKTGNKEKRSFLLESEHLGQSLAYSWSPKHLVAEATETVNPLLEPVEHRDGKVFVPGNKVLLHLNLLRNRITEVGLEGFLATVQYQAQFSKSKSPSKGPVGLLRLSLAKNCFSPQCPAYATIQELMLPRAPVTKAKPREEETT; via the exons ATGTCCGGCGAGGCGAGTACGCCCGGGGCCTCCCCCAGGGCCCCGCGTCCCGGGACCCAGAAGTCGTCCGGCACGGTGACCAAGAAGGGGGATCGCGGGGCCAAGGAGAAGCCGGTCCTTGTCCTGCCGCCGGTGGGCGAGGAGGAGCCCAAGAACCCCG AGGAATACCAGTGCACCGGGGTCCTCGAGACGGATTTCGCCGAGCTCTGCACGCGCTCGGGCTACACGGACTTCCCCAAGGTCGTCACCCGGCCTCGCCCGCACCCGGCCTTCGTCCCCTCCGCCTCGATGTCGGAAAAGCCCGCCCAGG ACGATCAGCGCCTGTCGGCGTCTTGCAGCCTCAACAGCCTGGAGAGCAAATACGTGTTTTTCCGGCCCACGATCCAGGTGGAGCTGGAGCCCGAGGACAAGTGGGTGAAGGAAATCTACATCCGCG GTTGGAGGGTCGAGGAGCGGATCTTGGGCATCTTCTCCAAATGTCTGCCCCCCCTCAGCCAGCTGCAGGCCATAAA CTTGTGGAAGGTGGGGCTGACGGATAAGACCCTGAGCACCTTCATCGCCCTCCTGCCTCTCTGCGCGCCCACGCTCAG GAAGGTGTCTCTGGAGGGCAACCCGCTGCCGGAACAGTCCTATCACAAGCTCATGGCCGCGGACAGCCC GATCGCGCACTTGTCTCTGCGGAACAACAACATCGACGACCACGGCGCGCAGCTGCTGGGCCAGGCTCTGTCCACGCTGCGCAGCTGCAACCGGACCCTGGTCTCGCTCAACCTGGCCTTCAACCACATCGGGGACTCGGGTGCCGGCTACATCGCGGAC GGCCTCCGGCTGAACCGCGCCCTGCTCTGGCTGTCGCTGGCGCACAACCGCATCCAGGACCAGGGCGCCCTGAAGCTGGCCGAG GTCCTGCGTCCCTTCGAGCTGACGCACACCGAGGTGGTGGAGCGCCGCCGCCTCCTGCTGGAGAAAGGCACGCAGGAGCGCTCGCGATCG CCTTCCTCCTCCCGACCTGGGGACTCCAAAACGGACCGTGAGAAGAACCTGCTGCTACAGGTCAACAGTGCTGCACTGGCGGAAAAGACAGACAAGACGCAGACAACCAAGACCCCGAAAGGCCTGAGCAAGAAGAAGGAGAAGTCAGGGGGG GAATcggtgaggaaggaggagaagtcAGGGTCAGGGCAGTCGCCCACGCAAGGGACCCCCAAGAAAGAAGACCCCACGAAGTCAGGCAAAGGGA agGTCACCATCCCTGAGCAGAAAACAAGCAAGGGGAAAGGGCCCAAGACTGGGAACAAAGAGAAGCGCAGCTTCCTGCTGGAGTCGGAG cacctaggacAGAGCCTGGCCTATAGCTGGTCTCCAAAGCAT CTGGTTGCTGAAGCCACAGAGACGGTCAACCCGCTCCTGGAGCCGGTGGAGCACCGCGACGGGAAGGTTTTCGTGCCTGGGAACAAGGTCCTTTTGCATCTTAACCTCCTCC GAAACCGCATCAcagaggtggggctggagggctTCCTGGCCACCGTGCAGTACCAGGCCCAGTTCTCCAAGTCCAAGAGCCCGTCCAAGGGCCCAGTGGGGCTGCTGCGGCTGTCCCTGGCG AAAAACTGCTTCTCCCCACAATGTCCTGCGTACGCGACCATCCAGGAGCTGATGCTGCCACGGGCCCCCGTCACCAAGGCCaagcccagggaggaggagaCCACCTag
- the LRRC71 gene encoding leucine-rich repeat-containing protein 71 isoform X4, with the protein MSGEASTPGASPRAPRPGTQKSSGTVTKKGDRGAKEKPVLVLPPVGEEEPKNPEEYQCTGVLETDFAELCTRSGYTDFPKVVTRPRPHPAFVPSASMSEKPAQDDQRLSASCSLNSLESKYVFFRPTIQVELEPEDKWVKEIYIRGWRVEERILGIFSKCLPPLSQLQAINLWKVGLTDKTLSTFIALLPLCAPTLRKVSLEGNPLPEQSYHKLMAADSPIAHLSLRNNNIDDHGAQLLGQALSTLRSCNRTLVSLNLAFNHIGDSGAGYIADGLRLNRALLWLSLAHNRIQDQGALKLAEVLRPFELTHTEVVERRRLLLEKGTQERSRSPSSSRPGDSKTDREKNLLLQVNSAALAEKTDKTQTTKTPKGLSKKKEKSGGESVRKEEKSGSGQSPTQGTPKKEDPTKSGKGKVTIPEQKTSKGKGPKTGNKEKRSFLLESELVAEATETVNPLLEPVEHRDGKVFVPGNKVLLHLNLLRNRITEVGLEGFLATVQYQAQFSKSKSPSKGPVGLLRLSLAKNCFSPQCPAYATIQELMLPRAPVTKAKPREEETT; encoded by the exons ATGTCCGGCGAGGCGAGTACGCCCGGGGCCTCCCCCAGGGCCCCGCGTCCCGGGACCCAGAAGTCGTCCGGCACGGTGACCAAGAAGGGGGATCGCGGGGCCAAGGAGAAGCCGGTCCTTGTCCTGCCGCCGGTGGGCGAGGAGGAGCCCAAGAACCCCG AGGAATACCAGTGCACCGGGGTCCTCGAGACGGATTTCGCCGAGCTCTGCACGCGCTCGGGCTACACGGACTTCCCCAAGGTCGTCACCCGGCCTCGCCCGCACCCGGCCTTCGTCCCCTCCGCCTCGATGTCGGAAAAGCCCGCCCAGG ACGATCAGCGCCTGTCGGCGTCTTGCAGCCTCAACAGCCTGGAGAGCAAATACGTGTTTTTCCGGCCCACGATCCAGGTGGAGCTGGAGCCCGAGGACAAGTGGGTGAAGGAAATCTACATCCGCG GTTGGAGGGTCGAGGAGCGGATCTTGGGCATCTTCTCCAAATGTCTGCCCCCCCTCAGCCAGCTGCAGGCCATAAA CTTGTGGAAGGTGGGGCTGACGGATAAGACCCTGAGCACCTTCATCGCCCTCCTGCCTCTCTGCGCGCCCACGCTCAG GAAGGTGTCTCTGGAGGGCAACCCGCTGCCGGAACAGTCCTATCACAAGCTCATGGCCGCGGACAGCCC GATCGCGCACTTGTCTCTGCGGAACAACAACATCGACGACCACGGCGCGCAGCTGCTGGGCCAGGCTCTGTCCACGCTGCGCAGCTGCAACCGGACCCTGGTCTCGCTCAACCTGGCCTTCAACCACATCGGGGACTCGGGTGCCGGCTACATCGCGGAC GGCCTCCGGCTGAACCGCGCCCTGCTCTGGCTGTCGCTGGCGCACAACCGCATCCAGGACCAGGGCGCCCTGAAGCTGGCCGAG GTCCTGCGTCCCTTCGAGCTGACGCACACCGAGGTGGTGGAGCGCCGCCGCCTCCTGCTGGAGAAAGGCACGCAGGAGCGCTCGCGATCG CCTTCCTCCTCCCGACCTGGGGACTCCAAAACGGACCGTGAGAAGAACCTGCTGCTACAGGTCAACAGTGCTGCACTGGCGGAAAAGACAGACAAGACGCAGACAACCAAGACCCCGAAAGGCCTGAGCAAGAAGAAGGAGAAGTCAGGGGGG GAATcggtgaggaaggaggagaagtcAGGGTCAGGGCAGTCGCCCACGCAAGGGACCCCCAAGAAAGAAGACCCCACGAAGTCAGGCAAAGGGA agGTCACCATCCCTGAGCAGAAAACAAGCAAGGGGAAAGGGCCCAAGACTGGGAACAAAGAGAAGCGCAGCTTCCTGCTGGAGTCGGAG CTGGTTGCTGAAGCCACAGAGACGGTCAACCCGCTCCTGGAGCCGGTGGAGCACCGCGACGGGAAGGTTTTCGTGCCTGGGAACAAGGTCCTTTTGCATCTTAACCTCCTCC GAAACCGCATCAcagaggtggggctggagggctTCCTGGCCACCGTGCAGTACCAGGCCCAGTTCTCCAAGTCCAAGAGCCCGTCCAAGGGCCCAGTGGGGCTGCTGCGGCTGTCCCTGGCG AAAAACTGCTTCTCCCCACAATGTCCTGCGTACGCGACCATCCAGGAGCTGATGCTGCCACGGGCCCCCGTCACCAAGGCCaagcccagggaggaggagaCCACCTag
- the LRRC71 gene encoding leucine-rich repeat-containing protein 71 isoform X1, whose product MSGEASTPGASPRAPRPGTQKSSGTVTKKGDRGAKEKPVLVLPPVGEEEPKNPEEYQCTGVLETDFAELCTRSGYTDFPKVVTRPRPHPAFVPSASMSEKPAQDDQRLSASCSLNSLESKYVFFRPTIQVELEPEDKWVKEIYIRGWRVEERILGIFSKCLPPLSQLQAINLWKVGLTDKTLSTFIALLPLCAPTLRKVSLEGNPLPEQSYHKLMAADSPIAHLSLRNNNIDDHGAQLLGQALSTLRSCNRTLVSLNLAFNHIGDSGAGYIADGLRLNRALLWLSLAHNRIQDQGALKLAEVLRPFELTHTEVVERRRLLLEKGTQERSRSPSSSRPGDSKTDREKNLLLQVNSAALAEKTDKTQTTKTPKGLSKKKEKSGGESVRKEEKSGSGQSPTQGTPKKEDPTKSGKGKVTIPEQKTSKGKGPKTGNKEKRSFLLESEHLGQSLAYSWSPKHQLVAEATETVNPLLEPVEHRDGKVFVPGNKVLLHLNLLRNRITEVGLEGFLATVQYQAQFSKSKSPSKGPVGLLRLSLAKNCFSPQCPAYATIQELMLPRAPVTKAKPREEETT is encoded by the exons ATGTCCGGCGAGGCGAGTACGCCCGGGGCCTCCCCCAGGGCCCCGCGTCCCGGGACCCAGAAGTCGTCCGGCACGGTGACCAAGAAGGGGGATCGCGGGGCCAAGGAGAAGCCGGTCCTTGTCCTGCCGCCGGTGGGCGAGGAGGAGCCCAAGAACCCCG AGGAATACCAGTGCACCGGGGTCCTCGAGACGGATTTCGCCGAGCTCTGCACGCGCTCGGGCTACACGGACTTCCCCAAGGTCGTCACCCGGCCTCGCCCGCACCCGGCCTTCGTCCCCTCCGCCTCGATGTCGGAAAAGCCCGCCCAGG ACGATCAGCGCCTGTCGGCGTCTTGCAGCCTCAACAGCCTGGAGAGCAAATACGTGTTTTTCCGGCCCACGATCCAGGTGGAGCTGGAGCCCGAGGACAAGTGGGTGAAGGAAATCTACATCCGCG GTTGGAGGGTCGAGGAGCGGATCTTGGGCATCTTCTCCAAATGTCTGCCCCCCCTCAGCCAGCTGCAGGCCATAAA CTTGTGGAAGGTGGGGCTGACGGATAAGACCCTGAGCACCTTCATCGCCCTCCTGCCTCTCTGCGCGCCCACGCTCAG GAAGGTGTCTCTGGAGGGCAACCCGCTGCCGGAACAGTCCTATCACAAGCTCATGGCCGCGGACAGCCC GATCGCGCACTTGTCTCTGCGGAACAACAACATCGACGACCACGGCGCGCAGCTGCTGGGCCAGGCTCTGTCCACGCTGCGCAGCTGCAACCGGACCCTGGTCTCGCTCAACCTGGCCTTCAACCACATCGGGGACTCGGGTGCCGGCTACATCGCGGAC GGCCTCCGGCTGAACCGCGCCCTGCTCTGGCTGTCGCTGGCGCACAACCGCATCCAGGACCAGGGCGCCCTGAAGCTGGCCGAG GTCCTGCGTCCCTTCGAGCTGACGCACACCGAGGTGGTGGAGCGCCGCCGCCTCCTGCTGGAGAAAGGCACGCAGGAGCGCTCGCGATCG CCTTCCTCCTCCCGACCTGGGGACTCCAAAACGGACCGTGAGAAGAACCTGCTGCTACAGGTCAACAGTGCTGCACTGGCGGAAAAGACAGACAAGACGCAGACAACCAAGACCCCGAAAGGCCTGAGCAAGAAGAAGGAGAAGTCAGGGGGG GAATcggtgaggaaggaggagaagtcAGGGTCAGGGCAGTCGCCCACGCAAGGGACCCCCAAGAAAGAAGACCCCACGAAGTCAGGCAAAGGGA agGTCACCATCCCTGAGCAGAAAACAAGCAAGGGGAAAGGGCCCAAGACTGGGAACAAAGAGAAGCGCAGCTTCCTGCTGGAGTCGGAG cacctaggacAGAGCCTGGCCTATAGCTGGTCTCCAAAGCAT CAGCTGGTTGCTGAAGCCACAGAGACGGTCAACCCGCTCCTGGAGCCGGTGGAGCACCGCGACGGGAAGGTTTTCGTGCCTGGGAACAAGGTCCTTTTGCATCTTAACCTCCTCC GAAACCGCATCAcagaggtggggctggagggctTCCTGGCCACCGTGCAGTACCAGGCCCAGTTCTCCAAGTCCAAGAGCCCGTCCAAGGGCCCAGTGGGGCTGCTGCGGCTGTCCCTGGCG AAAAACTGCTTCTCCCCACAATGTCCTGCGTACGCGACCATCCAGGAGCTGATGCTGCCACGGGCCCCCGTCACCAAGGCCaagcccagggaggaggagaCCACCTag